From Flavobacterium sp. 102, a single genomic window includes:
- a CDS encoding recombinase RecT codes for MSTTKENATAVATVKADISAQVLAKIDAFQKSGELTLPKDYNAENALKSAYIILSDPKNNILAKCDKSSVAEALLKMVVYGVSPIKKQCYFIPYGEKVECSISYAGNIAIAKRYGKLKNIKANAIFKGDVFEFEVDSVTGRRKVIKHTQTLDSIGTNDIVGAYAVYELIDGTIDVEVMNINQIKMAWGQGGSRGASPAHKNFADQMACKTVINRACKLLISSSDDSVLYDPLEDEKVIDVTAENVAHEVKTEANKEPLNFESAEDTNYEEVQTSSSSTTDEAPVATAEINFEEQPTEAGF; via the coding sequence ATGAGTACAACAAAAGAAAACGCTACAGCAGTAGCAACAGTAAAAGCCGATATTTCGGCACAAGTATTGGCTAAGATTGACGCTTTCCAAAAATCGGGAGAGTTGACACTTCCAAAGGATTACAACGCAGAAAACGCCTTGAAATCGGCTTACATCATATTGTCAGACCCAAAGAATAACATCTTGGCCAAATGCGACAAATCATCGGTAGCCGAGGCGTTATTGAAAATGGTTGTTTATGGTGTGTCGCCAATCAAAAAGCAATGTTACTTCATTCCTTATGGTGAAAAAGTAGAGTGCTCGATTTCCTATGCCGGAAATATCGCAATCGCTAAACGTTACGGCAAACTAAAAAACATCAAAGCCAATGCAATTTTCAAAGGCGATGTTTTTGAATTCGAAGTGGATTCAGTTACCGGAAGAAGAAAAGTAATCAAACACACTCAGACTTTAGACAGCATCGGAACCAATGACATCGTTGGAGCTTACGCCGTTTATGAGTTAATCGATGGCACAATCGATGTTGAGGTAATGAACATCAACCAAATCAAAATGGCTTGGGGTCAAGGTGGAAGCAGAGGAGCTTCTCCGGCACACAAAAACTTTGCTGACCAAATGGCTTGCAAAACGGTAATCAATAGAGCATGTAAACTTTTGATTAGTAGCTCGGATGATTCGGTTCTATATGATCCTTTAGAGGATGAAAAAGTAATTGATGTAACCGCCGAGAATGTGGCTCACGAAGTAAAAACCGAAGCCAACAAAGAGCCTTTAAACTTCGAAAGTGCCGAAGATACAAACTACGAAGAAGTACAAACATCATCATCAAGTACCACAGATGAAGCGCCGGTCGCTACTGCCGAAATCAACTTTGAAGAACAACCAACCGAAGCCGGATTCTAA
- a CDS encoding AAA family ATPase — translation MKKVITIKSITLNNFKGIKSLHVDFDNQTDIYGANGTGKTTIADAFTWLLFGKDSHDRKDFEVKTLDVFGKVIPKVEHEVSATLLIDGEVVTIKRILKENWVKKRGSLESEFAGNVTDLYWNDVPMILTDFNRKVNEVLNEQVFKMITSPTYFTSTDWKQQRSVLISIVGGGLSDAELASGNSAYESLIANLTQGKTMDDYNAQIKASVKKAKEDLKAIPTRIDEVERSRPEAQDFRVLEIELEGYGKQLAKVDAELADANTAFQSKLDSQKDLKISINNVEVEIQTIESGCRREANERLTPDTSALDKLTKSLTEKEQEVTTYKNTVSTLEQKRDGIYQQIDSLKSRIEAKRKEWDDENVKELVLADGDCKCPTCQRDFDASVMESKKAEMQASFKANKNTLLANITAQGKSLSTEKANLETELVGLETRITNGTSAVEIAESEVEKIKAEIASLNVASTSTLPSEQEVYESLLKLHPTYEDRKDQLETLKSLLVEIPTVDNTELVEKRNSLNRWIDEIKAKLLTKVQIEAIDKRIIELQDEERKLAQQVADVEKIQFTIEAFIKDKIDRLETAINSKFKYVNFKMFDEQINGGLRETCEAMVNGVPFSDVNTASKINAGLDIINTLCEFYGVNAPIFIDNAESVHTLIDTDSQLIRLVVSEFHKQLSVSNIDIDSMRKAEKQIKELSA, via the coding sequence ATGAAAAAAGTTATCACAATTAAGAGCATTACTCTTAATAATTTCAAAGGCATCAAATCCCTACACGTCGATTTTGACAATCAAACAGACATTTACGGCGCTAATGGAACCGGAAAAACCACGATAGCCGATGCTTTCACTTGGTTGCTGTTTGGTAAAGATTCTCACGACCGTAAGGATTTTGAAGTTAAAACTCTTGATGTATTTGGAAAAGTAATTCCAAAAGTTGAGCATGAAGTATCAGCAACGCTTTTAATCGATGGTGAAGTTGTTACCATCAAAAGAATCCTAAAAGAGAATTGGGTTAAGAAACGTGGTTCTTTGGAATCAGAGTTCGCCGGTAATGTTACCGATTTATATTGGAACGATGTTCCAATGATTCTGACTGACTTCAACCGTAAAGTGAATGAAGTTCTTAACGAGCAAGTTTTCAAAATGATTACTTCGCCAACTTATTTCACAAGTACCGATTGGAAACAACAAAGAAGTGTTTTGATTTCAATTGTTGGCGGTGGTTTGTCTGATGCTGAATTAGCATCAGGGAATTCTGCTTATGAATCGCTAATTGCCAACCTTACTCAAGGTAAAACGATGGATGATTATAATGCTCAAATCAAAGCATCCGTTAAAAAAGCCAAAGAAGATTTGAAAGCTATTCCAACGCGTATCGATGAAGTTGAAAGAAGCAGACCGGAAGCGCAAGACTTTAGAGTTCTTGAAATTGAATTGGAAGGCTACGGAAAACAACTTGCGAAAGTAGATGCTGAATTGGCTGATGCAAATACTGCTTTCCAAAGCAAATTGGATTCTCAAAAGGATTTAAAAATCAGCATCAACAATGTTGAGGTTGAAATACAAACAATCGAAAGCGGATGCAGAAGAGAAGCCAACGAAAGACTTACGCCTGACACTTCGGCTTTGGATAAACTTACCAAATCGCTTACCGAAAAAGAGCAAGAAGTTACAACTTATAAAAATACAGTTTCAACACTTGAGCAAAAAAGAGATGGTATTTATCAGCAGATTGATTCGCTAAAATCAAGAATCGAAGCAAAGCGTAAAGAATGGGATGATGAGAATGTAAAAGAACTTGTTTTGGCTGATGGAGATTGCAAATGCCCAACTTGCCAACGTGATTTTGATGCTTCGGTGATGGAAAGCAAAAAAGCAGAAATGCAAGCTTCATTCAAAGCCAACAAAAACACTTTGTTAGCCAACATCACCGCTCAAGGGAAATCTTTATCAACAGAGAAAGCAAATCTTGAAACTGAGCTTGTCGGATTGGAAACAAGAATCACTAACGGCACATCTGCAGTTGAAATCGCCGAAAGTGAAGTTGAGAAAATCAAAGCCGAAATTGCAAGTTTAAACGTTGCTTCTACTTCAACATTGCCATCAGAGCAAGAAGTTTACGAAAGCCTTTTAAAACTGCATCCAACTTATGAGGACAGAAAAGACCAATTAGAAACTTTAAAAAGTTTGTTAGTTGAAATCCCAACAGTTGACAATACTGAGTTAGTTGAGAAAAGAAATTCTCTTAACCGTTGGATTGATGAAATCAAAGCTAAACTATTAACCAAAGTACAAATTGAAGCCATTGACAAAAGAATCATCGAGTTGCAGGATGAAGAGCGAAAACTTGCACAACAAGTGGCTGATGTAGAGAAAATCCAATTCACAATCGAAGCATTTATCAAGGATAAAATCGACCGACTTGAAACTGCCATCAACAGCAAATTCAAATACGTGAACTTCAAAATGTTTGATGAACAAATCAACGGTGGATTACGTGAAACTTGTGAGGCTATGGTTAACGGAGTTCCTTTCTCAGATGTGAACACCGCATCCAAAATCAATGCCGGATTAGATATCATCAACACGCTTTGTGAGTTCTACGGTGTTAACGCTCCGATTTTTATCGACAATGCCGAAAGCGTTCACACGCTAATCGATACCGATAGCCAATTAATCAGATTGGTAGTGTCTGAGTTCCACAAGCAGTTGAGTGTATCGAATATCGATATTGACTCAATGAGAAAAGCAGAAAAACAAATTAAAGAATTGTCTGCGTAA
- a CDS encoding LexA family transcriptional regulator: MYNKKLIEKVNSLEFDNSVTQIANDLKYSKGTVSSYLNGKIKASKNFIEEFANFYRIEKEELIDEKPLPVPLDSEIVKSKSGDQSKKHSGMLVPFYDIDFSAGADIATVDNVQVTPDYYMDVPEFSGCTAFRAYSDSMERLIKSGSILFGTKVEEWLLHLEYGQIYGIICRDGRRYLKYIRKNQENPKELFLLKSENESYDDFDIPKNAIRSVWLIHGWLNKRT; the protein is encoded by the coding sequence ATGTATAACAAAAAATTAATTGAAAAAGTAAATTCATTGGAATTTGATAACTCTGTTACTCAAATAGCTAATGATTTGAAATATTCCAAAGGAACTGTTAGTAGTTATTTGAATGGAAAAATTAAAGCAAGCAAAAACTTTATTGAAGAGTTTGCAAACTTTTACAGGATCGAGAAAGAAGAATTGATAGATGAAAAGCCACTTCCTGTACCATTGGATAGTGAAATAGTAAAATCAAAATCTGGTGATCAATCAAAAAAGCACTCAGGTATGCTAGTTCCATTTTACGACATCGATTTTTCTGCTGGTGCTGACATTGCTACAGTTGATAATGTACAAGTGACTCCAGACTATTATATGGACGTTCCTGAGTTTTCAGGTTGTACAGCATTCAGAGCGTATTCCGACAGTATGGAGAGGCTAATTAAAAGCGGTAGCATACTATTTGGAACAAAAGTTGAGGAATGGCTTTTACACCTTGAATATGGTCAGATATATGGAATAATTTGTAGAGATGGCCGTAGGTATTTAAAATACATAAGAAAGAACCAGGAGAATCCAAAAGAATTGTTTTTGCTCAAAAGCGAAAATGAATCTTACGATGATTTTGATATTCCAAAAAACGCTATCAGATCAGTGTGGCTGATACATGGATGGCTTAATAAAAGAACTTAA
- a CDS encoding DUF4468 domain-containing protein, producing the protein MKKLFLLLICTSAFSQDKFELTPEKFTDYVVCNFEGKTEIDLYIKSMQWLEVTYKNPKEVLKGNIENDYIRFTGSKSNLYCINALGRTCYDVRYTIELVFKDGKIKFDVIDLEYLAPSSQYSAGGWSSLPLMTNPGAFFKKGELKKTYKYIPEIADHLNSLKSDLQTFITTDAVASKKEGW; encoded by the coding sequence ATGAAAAAACTATTTTTATTATTGATATGCACTAGTGCATTTTCTCAGGACAAATTTGAATTGACACCAGAAAAATTTACAGATTACGTTGTTTGTAACTTTGAAGGAAAAACAGAAATTGATTTGTATATAAAATCAATGCAATGGCTTGAGGTTACTTACAAGAATCCAAAGGAAGTTTTGAAGGGAAACATTGAAAATGATTACATCAGATTCACCGGTTCTAAAAGCAATCTATATTGTATAAACGCTCTTGGTCGTACTTGTTACGATGTTCGATACACTATAGAACTTGTGTTCAAGGATGGAAAAATCAAGTTTGATGTAATTGATTTAGAATATTTAGCACCAAGTTCACAATACAGCGCCGGTGGATGGTCATCTTTACCATTAATGACAAATCCTGGTGCATTCTTTAAAAAGGGAGAATTAAAAAAGACCTATAAATATATTCCGGAAATAGCCGATCATTTAAATTCGTTAAAAAGTGATTTACAGACTTTCATAACAACAGATGCTGTGGCCAGCAAAAAAGAAGGTTGGTAA
- a CDS encoding helix-turn-helix transcriptional regulator — MIILHLIDLLKFSKQIKTQGEFARRIEMKQSTITKINNGTAHFTVKQIEMICKIFNVNANWIFGLDKRVFNDENSIEIKDFMSPKAS; from the coding sequence ATGATCATATTACACCTCATCGATTTGTTGAAATTTAGCAAGCAAATCAAAACTCAAGGAGAATTTGCCAGACGAATTGAAATGAAGCAATCCACCATTACTAAAATTAATAATGGAACAGCGCATTTCACGGTAAAGCAGATTGAGATGATATGTAAAATATTTAATGTGAATGCTAATTGGATATTTGGGTTAGATAAACGTGTTTTCAACGACGAAAATAGCATAGAAATTAAAGATTTCATGTCGCCTAAAGCCTCATAA